The genomic window TGCTGGTTATTAATTTAACTTCAAATATCGTGCCAAATGTTAAATAATATGTAATTTTGTAAAATACTGACAAAATGTCTTAATTTCAATGACAAATTAACTTAAATGTAAAAATGTCAGTTATTACTTAAATAGCATTTTCAATAATTGCAATTTCTTCTTCAGTTAGTCCATATATACTATAAACAATATTATCAATCTCTTTCATTTTAACATGTAGAATATTGTAATTATTTTGCTGAGCTGCTGAAATTGCCTCATCTACCAATGAGATAAATGTACTATAGTCATTTATGGTTTTTATTGGTATAGAATGCAACTCGTATCCTCCGATAGTTGGCATTAGATATTTTTTACAATACCAAAAATTTATAAGTTTTGAATTAAGTAATCCACACAAAAACTTAATAGGAGTTTTTTTGTCCCATGTAGAATAATTGGATACATTTGTCGTGTCTAAAAAATAATTTTGCTTATCATCATAAGCAACAAGTAATTGACGAGAGATTCTTTGAGTAATCAATTTTTCTGCTACTTCAAAAAACTCTTTTGTATGAGGAACGCAACCAGCCTTTTCTCTCATAAGGTCTGGTCGATACCATATATATTCTCCGTCCCAATTTAATTGATAAGCTCTTATGTTTCTTCCTCTAAATACTTTTTTTTGTTCATTAACGGATATAATTTCAGTATTAATAAATTTCTTATCATTACTTGTTTTAATACCACGAGAAAATTTTATATAATTAGACAACAATAATGAATCTTTTTCAATTTTTCTAAAAATATTTTTTTCTGATGCTGAAGATGTTGTATCAATAATATATTCTTTTGATGATAATATTTCTTCTATATTTATATCATTAATATGAATGTAATTGTTATTTAATATTTTAATACAATTCTGTTTCTTAAATTTTTTACTTGCTAATATAATTAGAGGTTGAACGGTTGCTTCAAATACGCCCATTTCAAGATTAACTATTTGTACAACATTATGTTTTGTAAATAAAATTTCTCTTAGTTTTGAGAAACTATCAGTTGCCTTCCAAGTGTGTGGTACTATGTAAGTTATAATACCATTATAATTCAATAAATCAAAACCAAACTCAATAAAAAAAGCATATAAATCACATTTGTTCTTTGTTGAATAAAATTTTTCTTTTAGAATTGTTCGATACTCAACAGATTTAATATTTGCAAAATTTACATATGGTGGATTACCAATCACAATATCAAAGCCGTTTTTATCTTTTTCCTTATTAAAAACATCGCTAAACCAAGTATGCCAAAGGAAGAATTTGTTGTTTTCGGCAAGGTTAATATTTTTGAGTTCATTTAATATGTTTTCATCAAAATATTGTACCTCTAATTGTTTATTTATAGTCTCTTTTATGCGTTCTCTTATTGTTTGTTTAGTATTATGGTCGCTACAAGAGTAGTAGTTTGTTAATAATTGAGATAATATTTTTTGTTCTCTATTTATATCATCATCAAATATACTTAAAGTATTGCTATCATTTTTTGATTTCTTTTTATAAGTTAGTTCGCTTAAATCAATACCTTTATAACTCTCTATTAGTGAATTGCCTTGCATAATCTTATAGTCAAGGTTAGGCAATGGCGATGCCTCCTCTTCATCAACAACAATTGAGAGCCAAAATCGTAAACGAGCAATATCAACTGCACCTTTCTCAATATCCACTCCATAGATGTTGTTTTGGATAATGTTCTTCTTAATCTCGGCACGGTCGTAATGCTTACCACTCAACACTTCCCGACAATGCAATAACTCGTTGAGCAAACCCATAGGGAATGCTCCCGAGCCAATGGCAGGGTCGCAAATCTTTACCTCTTCAAGTGCTGCGAGAAGTTTAGGTTTCTTAATCTCTGGTATATCTTTGATACCCTCTTCAGGAGAAAGCACGAATTGGCGAATTTTATCTTTTGCTATGCTTGTATTGGTTTCAAGGTAGGCAATAAGCGACTCCTGACACATATAGCGTACAATCTCTTTTGGAGTATAAAATGCTCCTTTATCTTTGTTATCTTCGAGTAGGTTTTCAAATATTTTTCCTAACATTTCAGGGTCAACACCAATCTCTGCATCATTGGGGTCGTTTTCATCAATGGTAAAGTTATATTCGCTGAAAAATTGGAATAAATCTTTAAAGTATCCTGCAGGAAAGGCACAAGTTGTTTCATCGTTTGTATCTTTTTCAAATAGTCCACCATTCAGATATGGTATTTCTCCCCACTCGGCAAGTAACGATTTATCCCACCCCTCTTGCGTAAATAGTGCATCACGTTCTTCGGGTTTAGTGTTTAAAATACCAAAGAAAAGAGGTTCAAGAACAGAATCAAGATAATCATTTTGATATGCTGAACGATTAAACATATTTTGCATATAGTTAAGGTCGCCACACATCCAACCTTTGCGTTGCAAAAAATGTAGGAATGTTATACGTCCCATCATCTTTTTTATATAGTCGCGTACTCTCTTTTCATCGTAATTAAATGCCTGCATCAATTCAGTATTTGGCTCTGAACACATTCTCTCTTCCCATTTATTGCCAACTTTAACAAAGCGTTTGCCTGTAATATGTTCTATGAAATTTGCATATTGCTCACGATATCTGTTGAAGAATTCATCTGAAAGGGCCTCGACAGAGAATGCCTTTTTAAGATTTTCAAATGAGACCCCCTTGTTTTGTATAAAGTTGAAGCGGTCTATTGCTGTTTTATATAGTAACTCACTATCACCAAATAGGTATGTATAGCGTTTTGGCGATGTTGATTCTCCTTTAATGTCGCTAATAAATGACAAACGCCAATGGTCACCACTATCAAAGACTGCTATTGCTGCTTCAAAATTACCCCACGTTGGGTTTATATAGCATCTTACAAGATTACGCAACCCTACCCTCCTATTAAGTACTGAGCCTTGCTCTATTTTATAATAAAATAGACCTATTCTATAACTATCCGAAGTCTCAATTTCCCCTAAATAGTATCCATCGTTGTCTTGTTCGTTTTCTATTTTTTCTGGTGTAACCCGTAACGTTGTTGCTTTGAAAAAATATTGAAGGAATGAATACCATAGTTTCATATCAAATTGCGAACGAAACAGACTTCTTAAATTATCAGAATTATATATGGTTGCCATAGTTGTGTGTGATGATTGTGATTTATTTTAAACTTTAGTTTTATTGAACTCTTTTGCCTTGCTATACGAATGTTTCAGAGATAATAATTTGAGGATCAGATATATCTCTATTATTGTTCCGTTGCTCGTTATCTAATGTTTTATACTCTTTTAGTAGAGTATCTATTTCTTTGTGTATATTGTACTCGTCATCTTTAATTTTGGTCTTATCTCCTCTGTATTTTCTTGATATGGCTTTGAGACGTCGGGGTAATTGTGTATATATTCCTTCATCGATATATTTAGTTAGAATATTACACTGTTTTTTCAGTTCATCATCAGTTGTAACTTGTTGTATATTCCGTAAAAACTTTTTGGCTTCAAGTGAAGTTTTATCAAGGTCTTTTGTGTTAAAAGAGTCTGTGTCTGCTGCTTCAGTATATTCTGTTATATATTTACACAGAGCGTTATTTACATGTTTGTAGTGTTGTTCATCGTTATTAAACTTAACTGCATGCTCTTCGGGGTCAGCTTTTAGTATTTCAACTGCATCTAAAAAATCTATTACCACTGTTGTGCTATTTGTTGCCAAATAATATTCTGTCTTAAAATTTGATGATATGAATACTAATGACTCTCCGCTGTGTTCGCCTGTATTTCGCATTACTCGGCTTTTTTTAGGTAGAGATTTTATTTTGTAGTATAGTTTCTTGTTTGAATGATATAGTTCTCTTACTTCTCGTAATAGAGCCATTCTCTTGTCAATATTATCTTTAACATCTGTATCAAACATCTTAAACTCTTTTACAATCTCTTCACGAGAGTATATTTGTGCATCTTCGCCAAATGCTGAGTGAAATCCTTGCAACTTAACAAGTGCATTTTTATAGAGTTGAATCTCTTTATCGCCTTGTTGCGAAGGGTAAAACATAAAGTTGTAAATTTTAGGGGCAACCGAGCCAATACGGTTAACACGGCCAATGCGTTGCATTAGTCGGGTTGCATTCCAAGGTGAGTCATAATTTATTATTACGTTTGAGCGATGCAGGTTAACGCCTTCAGCCAAGACATCTGATGTGATTATTATGTTATACTCTTTTTTATCACTATTGTAATTAGCGTCAAAGTTCTCTTTAATGGTTTTAATAAGATGTTTGCGATTTTTTGCTGTTACCATTAAAACATCTTTTCTGCCTAACTCCTCAGTAAGGCGTTTTTGTAGGTAGTTGAGTGTATCAACACTTTCAGAGAATAGTACCAATTTGCCCGATGGGTTTATATCTTTGTCAAAGAATATGTTATTTAGATTATCTAAGAATTCATTAAACTTAGGGTCGTCTTTTTCTTTCTTCCAATCTTTATTTAAATACTCTAAAATCTCTTTATCGTGTTGAAGCATCTTTAAAAATTCAGAATCAAATGCCTCTGCTTTATATACTATATCTTCAACTATATATCCTTTTGTAATAGCATGTTCTATGATTTGGTCAAGCTCCATATCTTTTGCTTGTAACTCTTTTACTTTTAAATCGGGAGCTATTATTACTTTATCTTCATCAAACATTTTTATCATATCGGTTGTGATACGAAGAAGTGTCTCAAGCGATTTCTTAAAGGCATGAAAACTGCTCTCTAATCGCTTTACCATGTGTACGCGGTATATCGATGCCAATGTTCGTCCGATATGTTCAGCATTCTTATATTTTTTTCTGTATTCAGGCTTTAAAAACTCAACTGCTCTGTAACGTGCATAATTCAACCCTTTTCCTTTAGGGTTATCGTCTGATTTACCGTCGGTAAGTTGTTTTAGTGTTTCGTAAAAACGATTACTTGTATCCTCGTCTAAGAAATATTCTAATTCATTTGGTGGTAAAATATCTGGGAATGTAATGTTTTGCTCCTTTATATCTTTCTTGTAATCAGGGTCATTAAGGATATTCTTACGTGTACGACGAACTGTTACTTTATCAATTACTTTGTTACGTATTTGCTCATATATTTCATCTACATCTGCTGTTACATCTCTTTCTCCACGTTCTCGCATTAACTTTCTGTATTCAGTTATTAGTGGAGAAAAAAATGCTTTTAAGTTTGGTATTCCGTCTATTGTACAATTTTGGCTATTCTGAAATAAAAGAAGTTGGTTTAATAGATCTTCTGGGCGGTTATTAAGTGGTGTAGCAGACAAAAGCATTACCTTTTTTTGAGTGCTTTTGAGAAGCCCAATATTAGCACAGGGCGATTTGCAAATTTTCTGCAATTCGTCATATTTGCCTGAACTATCGCTACGAAAGCCATGTGCTTCATCTACAATTATTAAATCAAATTCCTCTTTGCTTTTATATCGGTCTCGTGCGTCAAGGACTTTAGATAAACTTCCATTGGTAATAAATTGGGCTTTATCATTAATCTCAAATTGTTTGAATGTTTGTTTCCAGTTATCCTCAACAGCTGGTGGATATACTACAAGAATGTTTGTACCTTTGCCGTTTAGTTCAACAAACCGTTTTGCTATCATTGTGGCAATCATGGTCTTTCCAAGACCTACAACATCGGCAAGGAACAAACCATTATGTTGCATTAGCATCTGATAACCTTGTATAACGGCATCTTTCTGATACTTTAAATCTTTTACACCTTCGGGTAATTTAATAGTGAAATCTGATTCAACTTGATCTCCAAAAGTATCAATGAGTACTTTTATATATAGTTCGTATGGTGAGGGTTGTTTATCTTCATTACATAGATATGTATCGTTCTTACATTTGTCAATGTCTTCGGCTGATAATGGAACGGCATCGTTCCATAATTTCCAAAATTCATCAGAACAATACTTTACATCATCATAATCTTTCATGGCAACATTAAGCTCATATTGAGGCGGTCGCTTAATGCCTAATCCTGAATCGGATATGTTGGAAGAACCCATTATTACCCAACCATCGCTATGCTCGCTATGGTTATCTGGTAAACATAAATAGAACTTTGCATGCAGATTCTTTTTATCATGAATACGTATTTGAAGCCTTCCTGATACAAGGTCTTCGCACATTTGCAATATGCCTCCTTCTATTTCGGGAGAGTATTGAGCCTTTATAATATCTTCTTTAAAGCCATTTTGATAGATCTCTTTTGCCTTAGCCTCATTGCCAAGCATAAAAATGGCTTTGTTATGTTTGCGGAAAATATCATCAATATTGATGCCTACCAATATTTTTATCTCTGAAATATCGCCTAACTCTTTTCGTAGTTTGAAGTAACCTGATGAACGAAAAAATCCTACAACAGCCAAGAAACGGTTGAAAGTTGCCATTTCTGTGGCTATTCCTTTTAATTTGTCGAAGAGAGTGTTGCCTGCATCGTTATTAAAAAACTTTGTACTCATGCTGTTTGCAAAGTTTTAGGGAGAGGACTTCGGCAACCCTTATAAAGTAATCCTAAATATAAAGACATAAAAAAAGCGTGAAGCCCTGCACTATGCTCGCTTCACTCCTTGAGGCTCTGGCAAAGCCCGAATGTCAGAAACGAGCAACGCAGAAACCCCACGCATGTATGTATAACACTTACTCTATACCAATAGTTACCAATAGTGTATGTGTACACCAATGGCTACTTGGTACTTGAGGTATGTATATAACACACCTACGGGGCATTCACGTTGCTTTGTTTTTTGACATTCTTTTTGAAACTGCCAGATTTCAAGGAGTCAAAACCAAAGCGTAGTAAACGCCTTTTTAATATGTCCTACCTCAGTTCAAATTTTCTTATTAAAAGAAATTTTTGATATTGAGGCATTGCGAAATTAAAAAATAAATTTTTAAATCCCTAAATTATTTTCTTAAACTTCTAATATTTTTTTATTTATACAAATATTTTTTGATAATATTTATTTGTATCTAAGAACGAAATATTCATCCAAAATTTATTTTGATATAATTTGGCACATTATTTGCCGTTATAATTATATATTATATGTTTGTAATTTAAATTGAATTACTAAAGTAATGGAGAAAGTTTATTCAAAAAGATATAATAACATAATTGGATTTAGCAGAGAGGAGGCTCAACGTACAGGGCACAGAGAGGTTATTCCTGAGCATCTTTTGTTAGGGATAATTCGTGAGGGCTCTGGTAGTGCAATTGATGCTATTTCATCTTTAGGTGCTGATATAAATAAAATTAAGAAATCTATTGATGAATCGATAATGATTCAGGATGCTAAACTATTAGATACTACTGAGATTGGCGTTAGTAGTGTTGTTGATAGAATCTTAAAAATTAGTAACCTTGAGGCTCGCCTTTTAAATTCAAATGAAGTTGATAGTGAACATATTTTGTTAGCGATGTTAAAAGAATCGAATAATAATGCTTGTAAATTGTTAGAGCAAGAGAATATTTCATACGGAAAGATTTATTCTTATTTAGTTTCATCAAATAAAGAGTCTGTGCAAAAAGATAGTGTTAAGGCGGTTTTCTCGGATGATGACTATGATGATATGTTAGATAAATCAAAAGAGGATACTCAAAAAGATATTGAGACTGAGAAGGTGTCAAATGCTCCTAAGTCAAAAACTCCTGTATTGGATAGTTTTGGTATTGATATTACTAAATTGGCTTCTGAAGGTAAGTTAGATCCTGTTATTGGCAGGGATACAGAGATTGAGAGATTGTCGCAAATCTTAAGTCGTAGGAAAAAGAATAATCCTGTATTAATTGGTGAACCCGGTGTTGGTAAATCGGCTATTGTTGAGGGATTGGCAATTAGAATTGTAAAGCATAATGTTTCAAGAATATTGTTTAACAAACGTGTTGTCTCTCTTGATATGGCTGCAATTTTGTCAGGTACTAAATATAGAGGTCAGTTTGAGGAGCGTATCAAAACTATTATTTCGGAGCTAAGCAAGAATAAAGACATTATTCTGTTTATTGATGAAATTCACACCATTGTTGGTGCTGGTAGCGCTCCCGGTACGTTGGATGCTGCAAATA from Bacteroidales bacterium includes these protein-coding regions:
- a CDS encoding Eco57I restriction-modification methylase domain-containing protein; this encodes MATIYNSDNLRSLFRSQFDMKLWYSFLQYFFKATTLRVTPEKIENEQDNDGYYLGEIETSDSYRIGLFYYKIEQGSVLNRRVGLRNLVRCYINPTWGNFEAAIAVFDSGDHWRLSFISDIKGESTSPKRYTYLFGDSELLYKTAIDRFNFIQNKGVSFENLKKAFSVEALSDEFFNRYREQYANFIEHITGKRFVKVGNKWEERMCSEPNTELMQAFNYDEKRVRDYIKKMMGRITFLHFLQRKGWMCGDLNYMQNMFNRSAYQNDYLDSVLEPLFFGILNTKPEERDALFTQEGWDKSLLAEWGEIPYLNGGLFEKDTNDETTCAFPAGYFKDLFQFFSEYNFTIDENDPNDAEIGVDPEMLGKIFENLLEDNKDKGAFYTPKEIVRYMCQESLIAYLETNTSIAKDKIRQFVLSPEEGIKDIPEIKKPKLLAALEEVKICDPAIGSGAFPMGLLNELLHCREVLSGKHYDRAEIKKNIIQNNIYGVDIEKGAVDIARLRFWLSIVVDEEEASPLPNLDYKIMQGNSLIESYKGIDLSELTYKKKSKNDSNTLSIFDDDINREQKILSQLLTNYYSCSDHNTKQTIRERIKETINKQLEVQYFDENILNELKNINLAENNKFFLWHTWFSDVFNKEKDKNGFDIVIGNPPYVNFANIKSVEYRTILKEKFYSTKNKCDLYAFFIEFGFDLLNYNGIITYIVPHTWKATDSFSKLREILFTKHNVVQIVNLEMGVFEATVQPLIILASKKFKKQNCIKILNNNYIHINDINIEEILSSKEYIIDTTSSASEKNIFRKIEKDSLLLSNYIKFSRGIKTSNDKKFINTEIISVNEQKKVFRGRNIRAYQLNWDGEYIWYRPDLMREKAGCVPHTKEFFEVAEKLITQRISRQLLVAYDDKQNYFLDTTNVSNYSTWDKKTPIKFLCGLLNSKLINFWYCKKYLMPTIGGYELHSIPIKTINDYSTFISLVDEAISAAQQNNYNILHVKMKEIDNIVYSIYGLTEEEIAIIENAI
- a CDS encoding DEAD/DEAH box helicase family protein, whose protein sequence is MSTKFFNNDAGNTLFDKLKGIATEMATFNRFLAVVGFFRSSGYFKLRKELGDISEIKILVGINIDDIFRKHNKAIFMLGNEAKAKEIYQNGFKEDIIKAQYSPEIEGGILQMCEDLVSGRLQIRIHDKKNLHAKFYLCLPDNHSEHSDGWVIMGSSNISDSGLGIKRPPQYELNVAMKDYDDVKYCSDEFWKLWNDAVPLSAEDIDKCKNDTYLCNEDKQPSPYELYIKVLIDTFGDQVESDFTIKLPEGVKDLKYQKDAVIQGYQMLMQHNGLFLADVVGLGKTMIATMIAKRFVELNGKGTNILVVYPPAVEDNWKQTFKQFEINDKAQFITNGSLSKVLDARDRYKSKEEFDLIIVDEAHGFRSDSSGKYDELQKICKSPCANIGLLKSTQKKVMLLSATPLNNRPEDLLNQLLLFQNSQNCTIDGIPNLKAFFSPLITEYRKLMRERGERDVTADVDEIYEQIRNKVIDKVTVRRTRKNILNDPDYKKDIKEQNITFPDILPPNELEYFLDEDTSNRFYETLKQLTDGKSDDNPKGKGLNYARYRAVEFLKPEYRKKYKNAEHIGRTLASIYRVHMVKRLESSFHAFKKSLETLLRITTDMIKMFDEDKVIIAPDLKVKELQAKDMELDQIIEHAITKGYIVEDIVYKAEAFDSEFLKMLQHDKEILEYLNKDWKKEKDDPKFNEFLDNLNNIFFDKDINPSGKLVLFSESVDTLNYLQKRLTEELGRKDVLMVTAKNRKHLIKTIKENFDANYNSDKKEYNIIITSDVLAEGVNLHRSNVIINYDSPWNATRLMQRIGRVNRIGSVAPKIYNFMFYPSQQGDKEIQLYKNALVKLQGFHSAFGEDAQIYSREEIVKEFKMFDTDVKDNIDKRMALLREVRELYHSNKKLYYKIKSLPKKSRVMRNTGEHSGESLVFISSNFKTEYYLATNSTTVVIDFLDAVEILKADPEEHAVKFNNDEQHYKHVNNALCKYITEYTEAADTDSFNTKDLDKTSLEAKKFLRNIQQVTTDDELKKQCNILTKYIDEGIYTQLPRRLKAISRKYRGDKTKIKDDEYNIHKEIDTLLKEYKTLDNEQRNNNRDISDPQIIISETFV